Proteins encoded by one window of Rattus rattus isolate New Zealand chromosome 10, Rrattus_CSIRO_v1, whole genome shotgun sequence:
- the Ptgs2 gene encoding prostaglandin G/H synthase 2 translates to MLFRAVLLCAALALSHAANPCCSNPCQNRGECMSIGFDQYKCDCTRTGFYGENCTTPEFLTRIKLLLKPTPNTVHYILTHFKGVWNIVNNIPFLRNSIMRYVLTSRSHLIDSPPTYNVHYGYKSWEAFSNLSYYTRALPPVADDCPTPMGVKGNKELPDSKEVLEKVLLRREFIPDPQGTNMMFAFFAQHFTHQFFKTDQKRGPGFTRGLGHGVDLNHVYGETLDRQHKLRLFQDGKLKYQVIGGEVYPPTVKDTQVDMIYPPHVPEHLRFAVGQEVFGLVPGLMMYATIWLREHNRVCDILKQEHPEWDDERLFQTSRLILIGETIKIVIEDYVQHLSGYHFKLKFDPELLFNQQFQYQNRIASEFNTLYHWHPLLPDTFNIEDQEYTFKQFLYNNSILLEHGLTHFVESFTRQIAGRVAGGRNVPIAVQAVAKASIDQSREMKYQSLNEYRKRFSLKPYTSFEELTGEKEMAAELKALYHDIDAMELYPALLVEKPRPDAIFGETMVELGAPFSLKGLMGNPICSPQYWKPSTFGGEVGFRIINTASIQSLICNNVKGCPFASFNVQDPQPTKTATINASASHSRLDDINPTVLIKRRSTEL, encoded by the exons ATGCTCTTCCGAGCTGTGCTGCTCTGCGCTGCCCTGGCGCTCAGCCATGCAG CAAATCCTTGCTGTTCCAACCCATGTCAAAACCGCGGTGAATGTATGAGCATAGGATTTGACCAATATAAATGTGACTGTACCCGGACTGGATTCTATGGCGAAAACTGTACTACAC CTGAGTTTCTGACAAGAATCAAATTACTGCTGAAGCCCACCCCAAACACAGTACACTACATCCTGACCCACTTCAAGGGAGTCTGGAACATTGTGAACAACATTCCCTTCCTTCGGAATTCAATCATGAGATACGTGTTGACGT cCAGATCACATTTGATTGACAGCCCACCAACTTACAATGTGCACTACGGTTACAAAAGCTGGGAAGCTTTCTCCAACCTCTCCTACTACACCAGGGCCCTTCCTCCCGTGGCTGATGACTGCCCAACTCCCATGGGTGTGAAAG GAAATAAGGAACTTCCTGATTCAAAAGAAGTTCTGGAAAAGGTTCTTCTAAGGAGAGAGTTCATCCCGGATCCCCAAGGCACAAATATGATGTTTGCATTCTTTGCCCAGCACTTCACTCatcagtttttcaagacagatcAGAAGCGAGGACCTGGGTTCACCCGAGGACTGGGCCACGGA GTGGACTTAAATCATGTTTACGGTGAAACTCTAGACAGACAACATAAACTGCGACTTTTCCAGGATGGAAAATTGAAATATCAG GTCATCGGTGGAGAGGTGTATCCTCCCACAGTCAAAGACACTCAGGTAGACATGATCTACCCTCCCCACGTCCCTGAGCACCTGCGGTTCGCTGTGGGGCAGGAAGTCTTTGGTCTGGTGCCGGGTCTGATGATGTATGCTACCATCTGGCTTCGGGAGCACAACAGAGTGTGTGATATACTCAAACAGGAGCATCCTGAGTGGGATGATGAGCGACTGTTCCAAACTAGCAGGCTCATACTGATAG GAGAGACAATCAAGATAGTGATCGAAGACTACGTGCAACACCTGAGCGGTTACCACTTCAAACTCAAGTTCGACCCAGAGCTGCTTTTCAACCAGCAGTTCCAGTATCAGAACCGCATTGCCTCTGAATTCAACACACTCTATCACTGGCATCCGCTGCTGCCGGACACCTTCAACATTGAAGACCAGGAGTACACTTTCAAACAGTTTCTCTACAACAACTCCATCCTCCTTGAACACGGACTCACTCACTTTGTTGAGTCATTCACCAGACAGATTGCTGGCCGG GTTGCTGGGGGAAGGAATGTTCCAATCGCTGTACAAGCAGTGGCAAAGGCCTCCATTGACCAGAGCAGAGAGATGAAATACCAGTCTCTCAATGAGTACCGCAAACGCTTCTCCCTGAAACCTTACACATCATTTGAAGAACTTACAG gagagaaagaaatggctgcAGAGTTGAAAGCCCTCTACCATGACATCGATGCCATGGAACTGTATCCTGCCCTGCTGGTGGAAAAGCCTCGTCCAGATGCTATCTTTGGGGAGACCATGGTAGAACTTGGAGCTCCATTCTCCTTGAAAGGCCTTATGGGTAATCCCATCTGTTCTCCTCAATACTGGAAGCCTAGCACCTTCGGAGGAGAAGTGGGTTTTAGGATCATCAACACTGCCTCAATTCAGTCTCTCATCTGCAATAATGTGAAAGGGTGCCCCTTCGCCTCTTTCAATGTGCAAGACCCACAGCCTACCAAGACAGCCACCATCAACGCAAGTGCCTCCCACTCCAGACTAGATGACATTAACCCTACAGTACTAATCAAAAGGCGTTCAACTGAGCTGTAA